aatccttttttttttggtgttgtacaatttttgttttacctgCTACATAATATCGTCCTCTCGGATTTCTACGAATTGAATGGAATTGTCTTGGAAAGTGCACCGATGAAAGATAAAGTACACAGCATTCATCAATCCCTATGTGTATGTCCCTACGCGTTTTCGAGTTCAGTTCCAAATTGTTTGAGTTTCATGAACGAGCGTCGCACAGCCTTGCAATGTCGCAGTTGAGCCTCTTGCCGTGATATTGTTAATAATCTGCAAAGAAAGCATTCACAGAAAAATTCAgttgatgagaaaaataagaaggagaagaatagTTCCCGAAATATAATACTTACAGCCCTAAAAATTCAGTTAAGAAAGAAGTCGTTGGTTTCGTTCAAAAATTATGTCTTCAGTATTGTTTGAGCAGTCTTATTCGTATGTGCTGTAGAATCCAAAAGAACTGATGAGACTGCATCATACATTATGCAGAAGCTCCTGCGTGTCATCGACTACTGAATGCGTTCCATTTCTGACGTTTGATAAACTCGGAGGCACAGAAACAAATATGACGATATAACATGAATGTTGAGGCCCATCACATCGTATCTCCCATCTCCTTTCTCCAGTATTTCTTCTCTACATTTCTAGCATAGAGagcatttttatattttaatttataatatttttggCATAGCATATTCGGATAGAAAAAGTGAGCAAAAATCCTCACTGGTTGCAATTAGTTGTACCCGAGCGACTTTCGCCGCAAATGTGCTATTCGCGCCGCATGACCGATCTTATGCAGAACAGAGACCAAGTTTAAGAATGTTTCCTATCATCAGCATTGTATCAGGAAGTTCAATCAATTCTGAGTTTTCCATCGCCCACAGATACTTTGCCAGCTTTCAATGATGGTAGCTAATCCAACCTGAAAGTAACCAATCGAAATCGGTAATTATAAACAAATTTCAACTGTCAGGTGTCATGTTAATGATGTGACCTGAATGGAACCGCAGAGGTTCTACACAAAGGTTTTAAAAGGGTGTTATCTTCCAAGTTTCAGCTTGTGCTTGATTTCAATGTATATAATGATTATTATAAATGATGCATGCATGccaattagaattttttctcaaaatgtttttttaaagctttgaAACACCTATTTAAAGGTAGCGAAAGACTTAAGCTCAGCCGATGAAGCTTAAGGAGACACTTCTTGGTTAGTTCTAACCAGCACTCGATAGGGCCCAGCACGCAGTTTGTAAGTATTACAGCGCTAATTCAAACCTCCTTCAAATCTAAAGATAAAAGGTCGGAGCACCAAATCAATCCAGAAATCCACATCTACAGCGCTTCCAAGTCGTCGTTCCTATGAATGCTACGAGTTGAATATCCGAGTAAAGGTAGGTAAGGTCTCTAGTATTTCTGGTTCATGGGTTGGAATGTTTTCGCCACCAAACGTCGTCTTGGAATCCGCCTTCACAAGGCATTCACTTCCTTAGCTTTCgagtcttctttctttttgtgcaTCGAACTTCTTTCGCAAAAACGTTGACCTTCGCCTCTTCTTCTGCACTTTCCTCTTCCTGAATTCACTCAATATTCTCTTCATATGTCTTCGTTTTTCATTCCTTAATGCGTTGTTTTCAACTCTTCAAATCCATTTTAGTTTCTTGGTAGCCTTCTCTAAATGAACAATTAGATGAAAAGTTACAGTTCACCTGTTTTTTAGACCTTCACAGTGACTATATTCGTTCACGTCGATTTTGGCAGCTTTGATGGTCCTTTCCGTTCAAATTTTGATCATTTTGGAGAATTTGTCGAAGACGAGAAAGGAGCAAACATTCGCACAATCCTTCCATGGTGTTTTCCCATAGAAGACATTTCAGAGGTGCTCGAcagttcaaaatgaaaaagaatgaaaatgagtTTGTCATGGTTTCCGTAGTTCTGAAAATTCCTCCCCTCGATCATATATTTTCCTCATAGATCATAGATATTCTGGTTGCCTGGCACAAAAAGATTGTTTTGTAGAGGCAAAACGTAGACTTTTGCGACTTTATTGTACGACAGACACGATCCCGACAGCTCTCAATTTCCCAGATTCGAAATACTGAATAAGCTGCATAAGATTGTCAACAAGCAAATTAACGAGGATGCGTCCAAAAGCAACATGAGTAGGAAATAATCTCATGTACGGAGAGAGGTACCGTGTATGAGAGTATGTACCACTCAGACCTTTTCCCGTTTCGCCTactttccattaaaaaaaaaccattcccTCATAGTTCGTTACAACACACAAGCTTTTTGCTTCCACTCTTACCTGAAGAAAAACTCCCTCAGTTACGTAAATAACATATGCCATTCACCGCCCCCATTCTTATCAAAGGATTTACTTGCAAGTGCACACAGTTTTTATCTAATTTCTCAGTAATGGTCTGACAGAGAATGTGGTGTATATAATGTAATGGGGGCGCGCAGTTCTACGAAATAGAGTCCTTTCATTAGCACGTTACGTATTTGCGAGGATGATAAGCATAGAAGCTTCTTCCCATTTGCTCATCTTCAATTCTTTCAGCGCCGAGAAATAGAGAGTGCAAAGCGGTATGGAATGAACAATAcgcgaatataacaaaatGGGATGTGCAGTCCTGAAGAAGATATCATGATGCAGACAACAGTCCACCTGTAGAGATTTAGCTTCGAGTAATTGCTGACCTTAAGGCATTCTTTAGCTTTTTGtaagagaaataagaaaaaacaacaacctAAAATTACTACGGAGTAATTTTTATCACAAACACGTGTACAAAATGAGCGAACAACTatcaaagaggaaaaaaaggaaaagagaagtgCTCCAATGAGCTTATTGGGGCTGTCACTGAGCAGTGGGGGTGGAACGACTAGTCATAATACGCTTTGCGGCGACTGTATTATATAAAACCATCAATTtaaacgtccggctaaagccggactttagAACTTCTGTAGCGTTCGTTTTACTCCCTTTctctgatcaacgaaaatgaaTATTAGTACACCTGCgaagtttttagatggaacctttatttgaatgacgtttcggctttttcgccgtcctCAGAGGCccaaatagaggatgactggagcaatgctacgtttatcccgtcaagtgccacactaccctcgGTCAGTgcttcgataatcgttcagggtagtgaaaacagaaacccctctacattgaaaatggtcttacgttttgctccaccggatgtggcgcggctggttgcacgcacttgtcactcagtgtaccagcgaatgagtattactgcgtgtagatcaccaacgacgatatagatgatttgatctacatacggaatatcaggcggttataggtcacagagcggtacaagtggcaagaactcattcgttatcgataagcattcattcctattattcattgaagggtttcttttaagaatccaaaacgtcTCCAACggcttccttgccgatatttctgtttggtGAGCCAGAATAACGCATTTTACATCGTAAACTTTTAGGTTGTGGGTCTTGTCTCTATGCCTTcttagtggtgttatcaaactttttcgtcgttttcctgccatGTGCTCATTAATTCTCAATCCAatattcctaccggtctcctcaatgtaagttgcattgcacattaagcactcaatctcttatattacccccatttttgcgcagtcgcctgtttctccgtaaggacaaataacacatctttcacagatgcagtatctatcatatagtctgtttctaacaagctggcttttgatgtttgcatttgggatatttaccaacatcacgtcattttgtaattgtgcttggataatacagtgctgaacagcggcactgacactgtcagagataaaaagaagacaaagagaaattttttttttcgcgcggaacattgctatttacagtgcgggttcttcggtaattcgaacgtactgtatggccattagcacatgcaattttcagagctagtcttcgtgattcgtgtcg
This is a stretch of genomic DNA from Necator americanus strain Aroian chromosome II, whole genome shotgun sequence. It encodes these proteins:
- a CDS encoding hypothetical protein (NECATOR_CHRII.G6664.T1), translating into MTGAMLRLSRQVPHYPRLWVLSLCLLSGVIKLFRRFPAMCSLILNPIFLPVSSMRSLMLCRCFAVSSLLKEICEQVSLLRHSSAVKRK